From Fibrobacter sp. UWP2, one genomic window encodes:
- a CDS encoding energy-coupling factor transporter transmembrane component T — MKLDPRTKLFLTIAGNSIILSAPVIYGAMIVVLPAVLLVLEKRWRFSLLFSFLYAISAFSFDYLKTMDVGLAGTLFVSTMMLVSHVMPISVIFYYVMTTTKVNEFMAGMSKMHIPNKVTIPLAVMIRFFPTVFDEARDIGNAMRMRGIRLFSLRTLKNPLAILEYRLIPLLVSLTKIGDELSVAATTRGLSPETRRSCIVKIGFHVQDVVVFVYCLAVIALLCGITPFSVILEEGP, encoded by the coding sequence GTGAAATTGGACCCTCGGACAAAACTGTTCTTAACGATTGCGGGAAACAGCATCATTCTTTCCGCGCCAGTGATTTACGGCGCCATGATTGTTGTTTTGCCGGCGGTTTTATTGGTGCTTGAAAAAAGATGGCGGTTTTCCCTGCTCTTTTCTTTCTTGTACGCAATATCTGCATTCAGTTTTGATTATTTAAAAACAATGGATGTCGGGCTCGCGGGCACGCTGTTTGTCTCGACAATGATGCTTGTTTCGCATGTGATGCCGATAAGCGTTATTTTTTACTATGTCATGACGACTACCAAGGTAAACGAATTCATGGCAGGAATGTCGAAGATGCATATTCCTAACAAAGTGACGATTCCCTTGGCGGTGATGATTCGCTTTTTCCCGACCGTATTCGATGAAGCCCGCGATATCGGGAATGCAATGCGCATGCGGGGCATTCGCCTGTTCAGCCTGCGGACATTAAAGAACCCGCTTGCCATTTTGGAATACAGACTTATTCCGCTGCTGGTGTCACTCACGAAAATCGGGGATGAACTTTCGGTGGCGGCGACGACGCGCGGACTTTCGCCAGAAACGAGACGCAGTTGCATTGTCAAAATCGGGTTCCATGTTCAAGATGTTGTCGTGTTTGTTTATTGTTTGGCCGTTATAGCACTGCTTTGTGGTATTACTCCGTTTTCTGTCATTCTGGAGGAAGGTCCCTGA
- a CDS encoding MptD family putative ECF transporter S component — MSDVRTTGKKSSNTLIRDLVNVGIFSALYIVLGFMSSSIGYIPALIVFSTASIALVTSVPMFLFYSKIERPILCCMLFCGIFGGAMLVMGQSVIMFAISLAVGLLSGTILKIIGKNFAGLYMANIVMSLMSSSMMLPLWLYTEEYLEYIRGMCDEGYVAKLAELSNSIWPLVGIYTFGILGAVIGGLVARRIMKKHFERIGLAR, encoded by the coding sequence ATGAGTGACGTTAGAACGACTGGAAAAAAATCTTCGAACACCTTGATCCGCGATCTGGTGAACGTAGGCATATTTTCGGCACTTTATATCGTGCTAGGTTTTATGTCGTCGAGCATCGGCTACATTCCTGCCCTTATTGTTTTTTCGACCGCGAGTATCGCGCTTGTGACGAGCGTTCCCATGTTCCTGTTTTATTCGAAAATAGAAAGGCCGATTCTGTGCTGCATGCTTTTCTGCGGCATTTTCGGGGGCGCAATGTTAGTGATGGGTCAGAGCGTTATCATGTTTGCGATAAGCCTTGCAGTTGGGCTACTGTCGGGAACAATTCTGAAAATCATAGGGAAAAATTTTGCTGGCTTGTACATGGCAAACATTGTCATGAGCCTAATGAGTTCTTCGATGATGCTTCCGCTTTGGCTTTATACCGAGGAATATCTAGAATATATCCGTGGCATGTGCGACGAAGGTTACGTTGCGAAGTTGGCGGAACTTTCTAACAGTATCTGGCCCCTGGTCGGAATTTACACCTTCGGCATCTTGGGTGCCGTTATCGGTGGACTCGTGGCTCGCCGCATCATGAAAAAGCATTTCGAACGGATCGGTCTTGCCCGGTGA
- the feoB gene encoding ferrous iron transport protein B produces the protein MAARKLLTIAIAGNPNCGKTALFNALTGARQHVGNWPGVTVEKKEGYFELGDRQIRLVDLPGTYALFANAEDERAAVDYLLSREASLIINIVDATNLERNLFLTSQLADMKIPMVIAVNMMDIAENRGIQLDLDELSDFYGVPCIPLSAVSEKSVTNFISQMGHVLASPMPLPKPVVYGDKVEEAVKVLEPKVAPVAELLATDARWVSLMYLGNEKSYADKFAEAGVKLDKADVVKILGEEPEFAMAENRYSISHEVAGKAIVSARAKKTFSDKLDAVLLNRWAALPIFLVIMYLVFWIAVTIGSAFIDFFDVLFGAIFVDGLGYVLGDVLGCPSFVTAILADGIGAGIQTVSTFIPVIFFMFLCLSFLEDSGYMARAAFVADRFMRFLGLPGRAFVPMMVGFGCGVPGIMGSRVLESKRERFLTIFLVPFMSCGARLPVYALFAAAFFGKMAGTVVFLLYLAGVLFAIAYGLFLKKSLFQGQASNFVMELPPYHLPKFKSLMIHCWQRLRDYIWRAGKVITIAVAILGFLNSFGIVEKAADENAPADEPAGFEFTAGNGDSENSLLSVIGKAITPVFEPFGVEKENWPASVSLFTGLLAKEAVIGTMNSLYSMAGENAEAPADGSTPSTSSGTETPTEKVAEPAEAPTAEAPAPEQVAAADTSKVTELAEVTAADSAATDSAVVDTNKVTEPAEVTETAASAENAEAAPAEPAAEEKPLIVGIDECPAEEEEEGGAPDIKGAVLEALGSIPANLAEVFGSLTDPLGTTGELEGQEAAELKKETLDKITDAKVLTCEEYAAIETFGEEEEDEKTREAVFAKLAAAGLELSEDEMGALEEGDLSETADIYANLRSYFHNPDKNGNPVDGFNWQVFAFLIFILLYVPCLAAMGVVAREIGLGLAVLMATVQTILAWAVAVLLYQVPVGGDTKWIVAAIVALVGTGIFLKLFGMKANKEKRFED, from the coding sequence ATGGCTGCCAGAAAACTTTTGACGATTGCAATTGCCGGTAACCCGAACTGCGGTAAGACGGCTCTCTTTAACGCGCTTACGGGTGCTCGCCAGCATGTGGGTAACTGGCCCGGCGTGACGGTCGAAAAGAAGGAAGGTTACTTTGAACTGGGCGACCGCCAGATTCGCCTGGTGGACCTTCCGGGTACTTACGCCTTGTTCGCAAATGCCGAAGACGAACGCGCTGCTGTCGACTACTTGCTCAGCCGCGAAGCGAGCCTCATCATCAACATCGTCGATGCGACGAACCTGGAACGCAACCTGTTCCTTACGAGCCAGCTTGCCGACATGAAGATTCCGATGGTGATTGCCGTCAACATGATGGACATTGCCGAGAATCGCGGAATCCAGCTTGACCTCGACGAACTTTCTGATTTCTACGGCGTGCCGTGCATTCCGCTTTCTGCGGTGAGCGAAAAGAGCGTCACTAACTTTATTAGCCAGATGGGCCATGTGCTCGCAAGCCCGATGCCGCTCCCGAAGCCGGTGGTTTACGGCGACAAGGTCGAAGAGGCCGTGAAGGTGTTGGAACCGAAGGTGGCTCCGGTTGCAGAACTCTTGGCGACGGATGCCCGCTGGGTTTCGCTCATGTACTTGGGCAACGAGAAGAGCTATGCAGATAAGTTTGCCGAAGCGGGCGTGAAGCTCGACAAGGCCGATGTCGTGAAGATTCTGGGCGAAGAACCGGAATTTGCGATGGCCGAAAACCGCTATTCCATTTCGCACGAGGTGGCAGGCAAGGCGATTGTTTCTGCGCGCGCCAAGAAAACTTTCTCGGACAAGCTTGACGCCGTACTTTTGAACCGTTGGGCCGCTCTCCCGATTTTCCTTGTCATCATGTATTTGGTGTTCTGGATTGCGGTGACGATTGGTTCTGCGTTCATTGATTTCTTTGACGTGCTGTTCGGTGCGATTTTCGTGGATGGCCTCGGCTACGTGCTGGGCGATGTACTCGGTTGCCCGTCGTTTGTCACGGCAATTCTCGCTGACGGTATCGGTGCCGGTATCCAGACGGTTTCAACCTTCATTCCGGTCATCTTCTTTATGTTCCTGTGCCTTTCGTTCTTGGAAGACTCGGGTTACATGGCCCGCGCGGCTTTCGTTGCTGACCGCTTCATGCGTTTCCTCGGGCTCCCGGGTCGTGCCTTCGTGCCGATGATGGTGGGCTTCGGCTGCGGCGTGCCGGGCATTATGGGCTCCCGCGTGCTGGAATCCAAGCGTGAACGTTTCCTCACCATTTTCCTGGTGCCGTTCATGAGCTGCGGTGCACGCCTCCCGGTGTATGCGCTGTTTGCTGCTGCGTTCTTCGGCAAGATGGCGGGCACGGTGGTGTTCCTGCTTTACCTCGCCGGTGTGCTGTTCGCTATCGCTTACGGTTTGTTCCTGAAAAAATCGCTTTTCCAGGGCCAGGCCAGCAACTTTGTGATGGAACTTCCGCCGTATCACTTGCCCAAGTTCAAGTCCCTGATGATTCACTGCTGGCAGCGCCTGCGCGACTACATCTGGCGCGCCGGTAAGGTGATTACCATTGCCGTTGCAATACTTGGCTTCCTCAACAGCTTCGGTATTGTGGAGAAGGCTGCGGACGAAAATGCTCCGGCCGATGAACCGGCAGGTTTTGAATTTACAGCCGGTAACGGAGACTCCGAAAACAGCTTGCTCTCTGTTATCGGTAAGGCGATTACGCCGGTGTTTGAACCGTTCGGTGTCGAAAAGGAAAACTGGCCCGCATCCGTGTCGCTGTTTACGGGCCTGTTGGCCAAGGAAGCCGTTATCGGTACCATGAACTCGCTGTATTCTATGGCGGGGGAGAATGCCGAGGCTCCTGCTGATGGTTCGACCCCTTCGACAAGCTCAGGGACCGAAACACCAACCGAAAAGGTCGCTGAGCCTGCCGAAGCGCCGACTGCCGAGGCTCCTGCCCCGGAACAGGTTGCAGCCGCCGATACAAGCAAGGTCACTGAGCTTGCCGAAGTGACCGCTGCTGATTCTGCTGCAACGGATAGCGCCGTGGTTGATACAAATAAGGTCACTGAGCCTGCCGAAGTGACTGAAACTGCAGCTTCTGCCGAAAACGCAGAGGCCGCACCCGCGGAACCCGCTGCAGAAGAAAAACCGCTTATCGTAGGCATCGACGAATGCCCGGCCGAAGAAGAGGAAGAAGGTGGCGCTCCCGATATCAAGGGCGCTGTGCTCGAAGCTCTCGGCTCGATTCCTGCTAACCTCGCCGAAGTCTTTGGCTCCCTCACCGACCCGCTCGGAACTACCGGCGAATTGGAAGGCCAGGAAGCCGCCGAACTCAAGAAGGAAACTCTGGACAAGATTACCGACGCCAAGGTGCTGACCTGCGAAGAATATGCAGCCATCGAAACCTTCGGCGAAGAAGAAGAGGACGAAAAGACCCGCGAAGCTGTGTTTGCAAAGCTCGCTGCCGCAGGCCTCGAACTCTCCGAAGACGAAATGGGCGCTCTCGAAGAAGGCGACCTTTCCGAAACAGCCGACATCTACGCGAACCTCCGCTCTTACTTCCACAATCCGGATAAGAACGGTAACCCGGTGGATGGCTTTAACTGGCAGGTGTTTGCGTTCCTCATCTTTATCTTGCTTTACGTGCCGTGCCTTGCCGCTATGGGCGTGGTTGCCCGCGAAATCGGCCTCGGTCTCGCCGTCCTCATGGCGACGGTTCAGACGATTCTTGCCTGGGCTGTGGCAGTTCTCCTCTACCAGGTGCCCGTTGGAGGCGATACCAAGTGGATTGTCGCTGCTATCGTGGCTCTTGTGGGTACGGGAATCTTCCTCAAGCTCTTCGGCATGAAGGCCAATAAGGAAAAGAGATTCGAAGACTAA
- a CDS encoding FeoA family protein has protein sequence MSCNCGCGGKSHTKKWGTEPKFSELKKGDKVEIVGYNEGDSAYKSKLLSMGLVRGVQIEVLQAAPLGDPIEVAVLSYRLSLRKEEANVLKLRRV, from the coding sequence ATGAGCTGTAATTGTGGGTGCGGCGGCAAGTCGCATACGAAAAAATGGGGTACCGAGCCCAAGTTCTCGGAACTCAAGAAGGGCGACAAGGTGGAAATCGTCGGCTATAACGAGGGCGATTCTGCTTATAAGTCCAAGTTGCTTTCGATGGGCCTTGTGCGTGGCGTGCAGATTGAAGTCTTGCAGGCGGCCCCGCTCGGCGACCCGATCGAGGTGGCGGTGCTTTCTTATAGACTCTCGCTCCGCAAAGAAGAAGCCAACGTTCTCAAGTTGAGGAGGGTATAA
- a CDS encoding metal-dependent transcriptional regulator — protein MDHTKLTQSLEDYLEMVHMLRLANGLARVKDIAAALGVKMPSVAKAMVELKKMGLVRQEPYSGVELTEEGERVAAMILNRHILLKGFLIKLGVSEAIADKDACSMEHILSAETLGNIEDFVKPSNAIASAKVSSVKKLRVVKNTK, from the coding sequence ATGGACCATACAAAACTGACTCAAAGCTTAGAAGACTACTTGGAAATGGTGCACATGCTGCGCCTAGCGAACGGGCTTGCCCGCGTCAAGGATATTGCGGCGGCTCTCGGCGTGAAAATGCCGTCGGTTGCAAAGGCCATGGTTGAACTCAAGAAGATGGGCCTTGTTAGGCAGGAACCCTACAGCGGTGTAGAACTCACCGAAGAGGGAGAGCGCGTTGCCGCCATGATTTTGAACCGTCATATTCTTCTGAAGGGATTCCTGATTAAGCTGGGCGTGTCCGAGGCGATTGCCGACAAGGATGCTTGCAGTATGGAACATATCCTTTCTGCAGAAACGCTCGGTAACATTGAAGATTTTGTGAAACCGTCGAATGCGATTGCCTCGGCAAAAGTTTCTTCGGTAAAAAAGCTAAGGGTTGTCAAAAACACAAAGTAA